A single window of Jiangella alkaliphila DNA harbors:
- a CDS encoding LLM class flavin-dependent oxidoreductase: MSFGYFLVPNAADPLIETARLAESLGLEYVGIQDHPYQRRYVDTMVLSSAILTATSSLRVFPDVACLPLRPPGVLAKTAASLDVLSGGRFELGLGAGAFWDAIEGYGGVRRTPGEALAALAEAIEVIRLLWGGERGLRFEGSHYHLRGVHSGPLPAHDLGIWVGAYGPRALALTGRLADGWVPSVNADVLKRLPELNERVDTAAAEAGRDPSAVRRVYNVGGTITDGVSEGYLAGPVSQWIDELSALAADHRADVLLFGGPPSQLRTFAEQIVPAVTSSPG; this comes from the coding sequence GTGAGCTTCGGATACTTCCTGGTCCCGAACGCGGCCGACCCGCTGATCGAGACCGCGCGCCTGGCCGAGTCGCTGGGCCTGGAGTACGTCGGCATCCAGGACCACCCGTACCAGCGCCGCTACGTCGACACCATGGTCCTGTCCAGCGCGATCCTGACGGCCACGTCGTCGCTGCGCGTCTTCCCGGACGTCGCCTGCCTGCCGCTGCGCCCGCCCGGCGTCCTCGCCAAGACCGCGGCGTCGCTGGACGTGCTGTCGGGCGGACGGTTCGAGCTGGGCCTCGGCGCGGGCGCGTTCTGGGACGCGATCGAGGGCTACGGCGGCGTGCGGCGGACGCCGGGGGAGGCGCTGGCGGCGCTGGCCGAGGCGATCGAGGTGATCCGCCTGCTCTGGGGCGGCGAGCGCGGGCTGCGCTTCGAGGGGTCGCACTACCACCTGCGTGGGGTGCACTCCGGCCCCCTGCCGGCGCACGACCTCGGCATCTGGGTCGGCGCCTACGGCCCGCGAGCGCTGGCGCTGACCGGCCGGCTGGCCGACGGCTGGGTCCCGTCGGTCAACGCCGACGTCTTGAAGCGGCTGCCCGAGCTCAACGAACGGGTCGACACCGCCGCCGCCGAGGCCGGCCGCGACCCGTCCGCCGTCCGCCGCGTGTACAACGTGGGCGGCACCATCACCGACGGGGTCTCGGAGGGCTACCTGGCCGGTCCGGTGTCGCAATGGATCGACGAGCTGAGCGCCCTGGCGGCCGACCATCGCGCCGACGTCCTCCTCTTCGGCGGCCCGCCGTCGCAGCTGCGCACGTTCGCCGAGCAGATCGTCCCCGCCGTCACCAGCTCCCCAGGGTGA
- a CDS encoding amidase produces the protein MSEIHELTGLELATAVRQREVSPSEVVDHSLARAERLDSSLGAFVTLTPDLAREQAAEAESLLQRTRSGGELPPFLGVPCPVKDLAMVAGVPFRAGSAALADFVAPADDGVVTLLQRAGTLMIGKTNTPEFGLPPYTESDIAPPARTPWDTSRSAGGSSGGSAAAVAAGIAPVAHGSDGGGSIRIPASACGLVGLKPTRGRVSPGPYRPEGAGLASNGVLTRDVRDTAALLDVLSHQWAGDLYVLAPPRTTFLDACGRDPGRLTIGLLTTPVISADAPVDDACLTAVVRTARLLEDLGHRVEPAPVPFAAERWDSFEAIWSVLALSAPVPPEHEHLLLPLTRWLRDKGGSVSGIEYASALGLIQTTTRETAATWAAYDVVLCPTLAQLPAPVGSQRDDADPAGDFARQMAFTPWTSVWNLTGWPAISLPLETTEVDGVTLPVGVMLGGMHGAEETLLSLAAQLEAARPWRDRRPATW, from the coding sequence GTGAGCGAGATCCATGAGCTGACCGGGTTGGAGCTGGCCACGGCGGTCCGCCAGCGCGAGGTGTCGCCGTCCGAGGTGGTCGACCACTCGCTCGCTCGGGCCGAGCGGCTGGACTCGTCCCTCGGCGCCTTCGTCACCCTGACCCCCGACCTCGCCCGCGAGCAGGCCGCCGAGGCCGAGAGCCTCCTCCAGCGGACCAGGTCCGGCGGCGAGCTGCCGCCGTTCCTGGGCGTGCCGTGCCCCGTCAAGGACCTCGCGATGGTGGCCGGCGTGCCGTTTCGGGCCGGCAGCGCGGCCCTCGCCGACTTCGTCGCGCCCGCCGACGACGGCGTCGTCACGCTGCTGCAGCGGGCCGGCACGCTGATGATCGGCAAGACGAACACGCCCGAGTTCGGCCTGCCGCCGTACACCGAGTCCGACATCGCGCCGCCGGCCCGCACGCCGTGGGACACCTCGCGGTCGGCCGGCGGCTCCAGCGGCGGGTCCGCGGCGGCGGTCGCGGCCGGCATCGCGCCGGTCGCGCACGGCAGCGACGGCGGGGGCTCGATCCGCATCCCGGCCAGCGCCTGCGGGCTGGTCGGGCTCAAGCCCACCCGCGGCCGCGTCAGTCCAGGCCCGTACCGCCCGGAGGGCGCCGGCCTGGCGTCCAACGGCGTGCTCACCCGCGACGTCCGCGACACCGCGGCGCTGCTGGACGTGCTGTCGCACCAGTGGGCCGGCGACCTCTACGTGCTCGCGCCGCCGCGCACCACCTTCCTCGACGCCTGCGGGCGCGACCCCGGCCGGCTCACCATCGGCCTGCTGACCACCCCCGTCATCTCCGCCGACGCGCCCGTCGACGACGCCTGCCTGACCGCCGTCGTCCGCACCGCCCGGCTGCTGGAGGACCTCGGTCACCGGGTCGAGCCCGCGCCGGTTCCGTTCGCGGCCGAGCGGTGGGACTCGTTCGAGGCGATCTGGTCGGTGCTGGCGCTGAGCGCGCCGGTGCCGCCCGAGCACGAGCACCTGCTGCTGCCGCTGACCCGCTGGCTGCGCGACAAGGGCGGGTCGGTCAGCGGCATCGAGTACGCGTCGGCGCTGGGACTGATCCAGACCACGACGCGTGAGACGGCGGCCACCTGGGCGGCCTACGACGTCGTCCTGTGCCCGACGCTGGCCCAGCTGCCGGCGCCGGTCGGCTCCCAGCGCGACGACGCCGACCCGGCCGGCGACTTCGCCCGGCAGATGGCGTTCACGCCGTGGACCAGCGTCTGGAACCTCACCGGCTGGCCGGCTATCAGCCTGCCGCTCGAGACCACCGAGGTCGACGGCGTGACGCTGCCGGTGGGCGTCATGCTCGGCGGCATGCACGGCGCCGAGGAGACGCTGCTGTCGCTGGCCGCGCAGCTCGAGGCGGCCCGGCCGTGGCGCGACCGGAGGCCGGCCACGTGGTGA